Proteins encoded together in one Camelina sativa cultivar DH55 chromosome 9, Cs, whole genome shotgun sequence window:
- the LOC104710128 gene encoding glutamate decarboxylase 4, with the protein MVLSKTASESDVSIHSTFASRYVRNSLPRFEMPESSIPKEAAYQIINDELMLDGNPRLNLASFVTTWMEPECDKLMMESINKNYVDMDEYPVTTELQNRCVNMIARLFNAPLGDGEAAVGVGTVGSSEAIMLAGLAFKRQWQNKRKAQGLPYDKPNIVTGANVQVCWEKFARYFEVELKEVHLREDYYVMDPEKAVEMVDENTICVAAILGSTLTGEFEDVKLLNDLLVEKNKQTGWDTPIHVDAASGGFIAPFLYPELEWDFRLPLVKSINVSGHKYGLVYAGIGWVVWRTKTDLPDELIFHINYLGADQPTFTLNFSKGSSQVIAQYYQLIRLGFEGYRNVMDNCRENMMVLRQGLEKTGRFKIVSKENGVPLVAFSLKDSSRHNEFEVAETLRRFGWIVPAYTMPADAQHVTVLRVVIREDFSRTLAERLVADFEKVLHELDTLPARIHAKMANGNVKKTPEEMQREVTSYWKKLLETKKTSKNTIC; encoded by the exons ATGGTTTTGTCTAAGACAGCTTCTGAATCGGATGTCTCAATCCACTCAACTTTTGCTTCTCGTTACGTCCGCAACTCTCTTCCACG ATTTGAGATGCCTGAGAGCTCAATCCCAAAGGAAGCAGCGTACCAAATCATTAACGACGAGCTAATGCTCGACGGTAACCCGAGGTTGAACCTAGCTTCCTTTGTGACCACATGGATGGAGCCAGAGTGTGACAAGCTCATGATGGAGTCCATCAACAAGAACTACGTCGACATGGACGAGTACCCTGTCACCACGGAGCTTCAGAACCGATGTGTCAACATGATCGCGCGTCTCTTCAACGCGCCTCTTGGTGACGGTGAAGCAGCCGTCGGTGTCGGAACCGTGGGATCGTCGGAGGCGATTATGTTGGCCGGTTTGGCTTTTAAGAGACAGTGGCAGAATAAGCGTAAGGCCCAAGGGCTTCCTTATGATAAGCCTAACATTGTAACCGGAGCCAATGTCCAg GTTTGCTGGGAGAAATTCGCAAGGTATTTCGAAGTGGAGCTTAAGGAAGTGCATCTGAGAGAGGACTATTACGTGATGGACCCTGAAAAGGCGGTCGAAATGGTAGACGAAAACACAATCTGCGTTGCGGCCATCCTCGGTTCGACTCTAACCGGTGAATTCGAAGACGTAAAGCTCCTCAACGACCTTCTTGTCGAGAAAAACAAGCAGACCGg ATGGGACACGCCAATCCACGTGGACGCAGCGAGTGGTGGGTTTATCGCACCGTTCTTGTACCCGGAGCTGGAGTGGGATTTCCGGCTACCGTTGGTTAAGAGCATTAACGTGAGTGGTCACAAATACGGTTTGGTTTACGCCGGTATCGGTTGGGTTGTGTGGAGAACCAAAACCGATTTGCCTGATGAACTAATCTTCCATATCAATTATCTTGGCGCTGATCAACCCACCTTTACACTCAACTTCTCCAAAG GTTCAAGTCAAGTGATTGCTCAGTACTACCAGCTCATTCGTCTTGGATTCGAG GGATATCGCAATGTGATGGATAATTGTCGTGAAAACATGATGGTGTTAAGACAAGGATTGGAGAAAACGGGACGTTTCAAAATCGTATCCAAAGAAAACGGTGTTCCGTTAGTGGCGTTTTCTCTCAAAGACAGTAGCCGCCACAACGAGTTCGAGGTGGCCGAAACGCTCCGCCGCTTCGGCTGGATCGTTCCGGCATACACGATGCCCGCGGACGCGCAGCACGTCACCGTGCTCCGAGTTGTGATCCGAGAAGATTTCTCTCGAACCTTAGCCGAGAGACTTGTGGCCGATTTCGAGAAGGTTCTCCACGAGCTCGATACGCTTCCGGCGAGAATTCACGCGAAAATGGCTAACGGAAATGTTAAGAAGACGCCAGAGGAGATGCAGAGAGAAGTCACGTCCTACTGGAAGAAGCTGTTGGAGACTAAGAAGACAAGCAAGAACACAATTTGCTGA